One Glycine soja cultivar W05 chromosome 2, ASM419377v2, whole genome shotgun sequence genomic region harbors:
- the LOC114371973 gene encoding uncharacterized protein LOC114371973 encodes MQQPVPESPSQPLNIHGITLKGKHDENWGQLFAPMIQQWNNRHAFRVDAYPRQEGLLSFNSDYMVWYRRKTKMFVDPENAKTATLGEVAEALQYMVSPQGRKTCTFDDLVPYVEKITILSEEQERVTEPVSHGPASERQFPAQ; translated from the exons ATGCAGCAACCAGTTCCAGAGTCTCCTTCACAACCCCTAAACATTCATGGCATAACATTAAAGGGGAAACATGACGAAAATTGGGGGCAATTATTCGCCCCAATGATTCAGCAGTGGAATAATCGCCATGCATTTAGGGTCGACGCTTATCCCCGACAAGAaggcctattgagttttaactcggactacatggtctggtataggcgaaagacaaagatgtttgttgacccaGAAAATGCAAAGAcggctacattg GGTGAAGTTGCAGAGGCATTACAATACATGgtgtctcctcaagggaggaaAACATGCACatttgatgatctcgtgccttatgtggaaaaaattacaattttatccgaagagcaagagagagtcactgagccagtgtcacatggtccTG